ATAATCATAATTGGTTAGAAAAATTAACATTAGAAGAAATGTTAAAACTATTATCTATGTTTACTGTATCACAAATGATTCAAAGGGAAGATTTTTCAAAAAGATTATCAAATAATCAACCTGTATCATTAATTGAATTTACATATCCAATATTACAAGGGTATGATTCTGTTGCATTAGAAGCTGATGTTGAATTAGGTGCTACAGAGCAAAAATTTAATTTATTAAGAGGTAGAGATTTACAAAAAAATTTCAATCAAGAGCAACAAGTTTGTATGATAATGCCAATATTGGTTGGTCTTGATGGAGTAGAAAAAATGTCTAAATCTTTAGGAAATTATATTTCTATTAAAGATACTCCTACAGATATGTTTGGTAAAATTATGTCTATTTCCGATGAATTAATGCAAAATTATTATGAAATGATTACAAATATACCACTTGAAGAGGTTAAGGATATGTTAGCTAATCACCATCCTATGGAATGTAAAAAGAGATTAGCATTTGAATTAGTTAAAGAATATTATGGTGAAGAAACAGCGAAAGAATCTAAATTATGGTTTGAAAATGTTTTTAGTAATAAAAATTTAAATGTTGAATTACCAGAAGTGAAATTTGATGAAAATGAAATGCATGCGTTAGAATTGTTATCTAGATTAAAATTCATTTCTACTAACAGTGAAGGTAGAAGATTAATAGATCAAGGT
The Streptobacillus felis DNA segment above includes these coding regions:
- the tyrS gene encoding tyrosine--tRNA ligase; the encoded protein is MSELEIKKEVERQFEILKRGCEEIISEEEFKKKLENSIKNNKPLKIKLGIDPTGSELHIGHAVPLRKLKQFQDLGHEVNFLIGTFTARIGDPTGKSETRKMLSFETIQENIKTYLEQVKLILDLDKLKVVYNHNWLEKLTLEEMLKLLSMFTVSQMIQREDFSKRLSNNQPVSLIEFTYPILQGYDSVALEADVELGATEQKFNLLRGRDLQKNFNQEQQVCMIMPILVGLDGVEKMSKSLGNYISIKDTPTDMFGKIMSISDELMQNYYEMITNIPLEEVKDMLANHHPMECKKRLAFELVKEYYGEETAKESKLWFENVFSNKNLNVELPEVKFDENEMHALELLSRLKFISTNSEGRRLIDQGAVKVNDVQIKSINEVINLENGTIVRCGKKKIVKIVK